The genomic region GTCACCTCGTCCAGCTTTTGCCCTGATTCGAGAGGAAGCCCTCCGCTCAAATGATGGTAATGAGTCTTGACGATGCCGACCGATCCCGCGCTCATGCTCATCGCCTCTTTTTATACTTTGGCCAGCGCCTGGTCGATGTCGGCTATTATGTCCTTCACGTCTTCCAGGCCGACGGAGAGGCGGATCAACCCCGGGGTGACGCCTGTGCTAAGCTGCTCCTCGGGCGTCAGCTGCTGGTGCGTCGTGGACGCGGGATGAATGACCAGCGTCTTGGCGTCTCCGATGTTCGCCAGGTGGGAAAGCAGCTTTACGCTCCGGATGAACTTCTTGCCCGCCTCGACGCCGCCCTTGACCTCGAAGGCGACGAGGCCGCCGTAGGTGCCCTTCAGGTATTTTTTGGCGAGCCTGTGGCCGAAGAAGCTCTCCAGGCCTGGATAATAAACGAACTTGACCTTAGGGTGATTTTCCAGGTGCTGCGCCACGGCCAGAGCGTTCTCCGAGTGTTTCCTCTGCCTCAGCGGGAGGTCCTCGAGGCCCTGTAGGAACAGGAACGCGTTGAAGGGGCTCAGCGCCGGGCCTATGTCGCGGAGCAGGTGCACCCTGGCTTTCAATATGTAAGCCAGGTTGGCCCCGCCCACGTTGCCGAACGCGTCCCAGTAGCTTAAGCCATGATAGCTCGGGTCCTTATCGGTGATCTCGGGGAATTTACCGTTATTCCATGCGAACTTGCCCGAATCCACGATAACGCCGCCGACGCTCGTCCCGTGGCCGCAAATATACTTAGTGGCGGATAGGACCTCGATGTCGGCGCCGTGCTCGAAGGGCCTGAAGAAGCCCGTGGCCACCGTGTTGTCCACTACGACCGGTATGCCCGCCTCGTGCGCGATCTTTGAGATCGCCTCGAAGTCGGGCACGTCGAGCTTGGGGTTGCCGATGGTCTCCAGGTAGACGGCCTTTGTGCGAGAGCTAATAGCCTCCTTGAACTCCTCTGGCTTCTGGGACTCCACGAAATGAACAGCCCTGCCGAGCTTAGCAAACGTATAGTGGAATAGCTGGTATGTGCCGCCGTACAGGTTGTTGGCGGACACTATCTCGTCGCCCACTCGCGTGATGTTCAGCAGCGCGAGCGTGGTCGCTGCCTGGCCGGAGCTGACGGCAAGCGCCCCCACTCCGCCCTCTATAGCGGCGATGCGCTTCTCGAACACGTCGTTCGTGGGGTTCATGATGCGAGTATAGATGTTACCGAACTCTTTCAGCCCGAACAGGTTAGCAGCATGTTCCGGGCTTTTAAATACATAGGACGAGGTCGCGTAGATCGGGACCGCCCTTGCGTTTGTCGCCGGGTCAGGGGATTCCTGGCCCACATGCAATGCCAGCGTATCTAATCCGTAATCACTCATTCTTTCACCTCAATTAACGTTCAAGCCATGCTTCCTCGCTATATCGAGGAACGCCTCGCTAAGGTACTTTATTTTCTCCCAGGAGAGGCCGTACGTGTTAAGCTTCCACGTCTTGGTGGCCCCTGCGAACTCGCCGACGATGCCCCTCTCAGCCAGCTCTTCGCTGAAGTAGAAGCCGCGGCGCTTATGCGTCCTGGCCACGGTATCGTAGCTGCCTGTGGTGTCGACCTTCGTGAGCGTGTGCTTTCTCGGCCACTCCGACAGTACTTTGCTTCCCTCGACGCGCTGGAACTGCTCAAGGAAGTAGTTGGACTTCCTGACCTCTTCGTCCCAGCGCTTTACCCTCTCCTTGACTGTCGGGAACGACGCCATCATGGAGAGTAGCGTGCCGCCCATTAGCGTGCAGCCGAGGTTCTCGACTTCCTTGATGCCGAACTTTCTCTTTGTTACGTCGCCCACCATCTGCGTGGTGCGGAGCACCTTCGGTGCATACTCATTCGAGACGCCCAGCACTCCTGACGGGGCGACCGATGCCATGCTCTTATGGCCGGAGCCCACGACGAAGTCGGCGCCGATCTTCTTAGCGTCCACGGGGGCGATACCCACCGTGTACGCTCCATTATACAGGAACGGTATGCCGTACTGCTTCGCCACTTTAGCTATGCCATAGACGTCGTGCTCGTTGCCGAACATGTAGTCGAAGTGGTCGATCATTATGAGAGCGGGCAGCTTGCCGGTCTCACGCTTGACCTCCTCGACCTTCTCGGCCGTGGCGTCCGCCGTGACGATGTTTTTCTCGTTCTTTGGCACCTCTTTGACGATGGCGCCGGCCTGCTCGACTGCAAGGAACTCGGTGTAGTGGGCGAGCGAAGACACGATGACTGAGTCGCCCTTCTCTACCAGGGCGGATACGACGGCCTGGAACGCCCTCCTGGCTCCGGGTGTGACCCTCGCCTGGTCAGCGTTCAGGAATCTGGCCAGCTCGGCGTGGAAGTCCTCGATGCCGGGCCTGGTGATCCTGTCTAGCCTGAAGGGCTTGCGGCAGTAGTCGCAGGTCGAGTAGCCGTCTCCATACGCGATGATCGCTTTTCTTGCCTCGGGCGTCAGCCTGCCCGCGACCTGGATCGGGTGAATATTTATGTATTCCTCTTCTCTTGTTCTGATTTCCAGGCTCCCTATCCGGGTCTTTGGCGGGCATGTGCCAGTATTTGCGCCACCGGCCTCAATCTCGCCGATGTATTCCCTGACCTTCGCAAGCGATTCCCTTACTTTTTGTTCTTGCTCTGGAGTAAGCCCGCTGGGCAGTGACTGCCTGAATATTTCCCTCACGTCCTCGAGGGCGAATAATGCATCGAACGTCCTTTGAACACGTATATTAGCCATTCATATCACTACTTGGTGATTAACAATTGTTAAATTTTTTATTTATATCCTGTGCTAGTGGCAATTTTAGGCTTTCAAGCAAAGTTTGAGGTTTTTGTGCCTCGCTTATCGCGGCAGGCCATCGTTAACGATTGTTTATAATGTTAACAATTGTGTAAAGGCGTTAATACTATATAAAGCATATGGTTGTATTAAAAATATGCATGCTGGTTATATCAATATGAAGGGTCTAGAAGAAAATAAATTAGCCGAAGAGATGGCTGAACCTATTGATGAGGCTCCTATCGGACAGGCTGCGATGGATCTGGTACCGAAGCCATGAAACGTATCCGGGCTCAACGATTAAATTAAGCATATTAAGGCAAAATATACAATAAAAAGCCTAACTATTATAATTACTCATGCAGAGGTCGCAGCCCTCCAGGTTCGTATTATCTTCCTGCCGGTGCAGGTCACACAGGGACCCAGTCTGCTTCACGATGGCGCAGACCGCGCAGATGCCCGGTATGACGTCCCTTGACGTGCTGCCCTCCGCGATCTCCTTTGCGAGGCTTTTAATGGCCTTTCTTACTTGCTTGTTCACCGGTATGCCCCTGCCGCGCTTATCCTTGACGTACTGCGACACGGCAGACTGAGTGATCCCCAGCTTTTCGGAGACGACTTTCTGGGACAGGCCCAGCTTGATCATCTCCTTAGCAAGCTCGGCCCTGATGGTCGGTATGACGTACCACACTATCAATTCGCACGGAGGCTTCATGTTATCACGTTCTAATTATAATGAACAATTGTTATT from Methanocella conradii HZ254 harbors:
- a CDS encoding O-acetylhomoserine aminocarboxypropyltransferase/cysteine synthase family protein — translated: MSDYGLDTLALHVGQESPDPATNARAVPIYATSSYVFKSPEHAANLFGLKEFGNIYTRIMNPTNDVFEKRIAAIEGGVGALAVSSGQAATTLALLNITRVGDEIVSANNLYGGTYQLFHYTFAKLGRAVHFVESQKPEEFKEAISSRTKAVYLETIGNPKLDVPDFEAISKIAHEAGIPVVVDNTVATGFFRPFEHGADIEVLSATKYICGHGTSVGGVIVDSGKFAWNNGKFPEITDKDPSYHGLSYWDAFGNVGGANLAYILKARVHLLRDIGPALSPFNAFLFLQGLEDLPLRQRKHSENALAVAQHLENHPKVKFVYYPGLESFFGHRLAKKYLKGTYGGLVAFEVKGGVEAGKKFIRSVKLLSHLANIGDAKTLVIHPASTTHQQLTPEEQLSTGVTPGLIRLSVGLEDVKDIIADIDQALAKV
- the pscS gene encoding O-phospho-L-seryl-tRNA:Cys-tRNA synthase, which codes for MANIRVQRTFDALFALEDVREIFRQSLPSGLTPEQEQKVRESLAKVREYIGEIEAGGANTGTCPPKTRIGSLEIRTREEEYINIHPIQVAGRLTPEARKAIIAYGDGYSTCDYCRKPFRLDRITRPGIEDFHAELARFLNADQARVTPGARRAFQAVVSALVEKGDSVIVSSLAHYTEFLAVEQAGAIVKEVPKNEKNIVTADATAEKVEEVKRETGKLPALIMIDHFDYMFGNEHDVYGIAKVAKQYGIPFLYNGAYTVGIAPVDAKKIGADFVVGSGHKSMASVAPSGVLGVSNEYAPKVLRTTQMVGDVTKRKFGIKEVENLGCTLMGGTLLSMMASFPTVKERVKRWDEEVRKSNYFLEQFQRVEGSKVLSEWPRKHTLTKVDTTGSYDTVARTHKRRGFYFSEELAERGIVGEFAGATKTWKLNTYGLSWEKIKYLSEAFLDIARKHGLNVN
- a CDS encoding transcriptional regulator, giving the protein MKPPCELIVWYVIPTIRAELAKEMIKLGLSQKVVSEKLGITQSAVSQYVKDKRGRGIPVNKQVRKAIKSLAKEIAEGSTSRDVIPGICAVCAIVKQTGSLCDLHRQEDNTNLEGCDLCMSNYNS